The Halorubrum salinarum genome segment GGGACTCGTCGGCAAGTACGACATCAACCTCTGCCGCCAGTGCTTCCGCGAGGTCGCCCGAGACATGGGATTCGAGAAGTACAGCTGATCATGACGGGAAACGATCCATTCACCAACGCGCTCGCCGGCATGGACAACGCCGAGAGCGTTGGCCACCTGTCGTACACGGTAGAGCCCGCTTCGAACATCATCGGCTCCGTCCTCGAGGTCCTCTACGACCGCGGGTACGTCGACGGCTTCGAGTACGTCGACGACGGGAAGGCCGGGAAGTTCGAGGTCGAACTGAAAGGCGCGATCAACGAGTGTGGCGCCGTCAAGCCCCGCTACTCGGCGGGAGCAGACGAGTTCGAGAAGTGGGAGAAGCGATACCTCCCCGCCCGTGACTACGGGACGCTCATCGTCACGACGAGCCACGGCGTCATGAGCCACTACGAGGCCCGCGAAGAGGGCATCGGCGGCCAAGTGATCGCATACGTCTACTAACAATGAACAGAGTCGAAATCGAGATTCCGGACGACGTCTCCGCCGAGACCGACCACCTCGAACTCACCGTCGAAGGGCCAAACGGAAGCGTCACGCGACGCCTCTGGTACCCCGACGTCGACGTGTCCGTCGAGGACGGCGCGGTGGTCATCGCGACCGAGAACGAGGACGCGAAGACCAACGCCACGGTCGGCACCTTCGAGAGCCACGTCGCCAACATGATCCACGGCGTCACCGAGGGCTGGGAGTACGCGATGGAAGTGTACTACGCCCACTTCCCGATGCAGGTGAACGTGGAGGGCGACGAGGTCGTCATCGAGAACTTCCTCGGGGAGAGCGCCGCGCGGCGCACCCCGATCCGCGGAGACACGGACGTACAGGTCGACGGCGAGACGGTCACGCTGACGGGCTCCGACAAGGAGGCCGTCGGGCAGACTGCCGCCGACATCGAACAGCTGACGAAGGTGACCGACAAGGACACGCGCGTCTTCCAGGACGGCGTGTACATCGTCGAGAAGCCCACCGGAGGTGCCTAACCAATGGCAGACGAACTGGAAGACATCAGCGGCGTCGGTCCCTCGAAGGCGGACGCGCTTCGCGAGGCCGGCTACGAGACGGTCGAGGACGTGAAGGCCGCCTCCCAGTCGGAGCTCTCCGAGGTCGACGGCGTCGGCAACGCGCTCGCCGCGCGTATCAAGGCCGACGTCGGCGGACTGGAGGTCGACGAGGAGGCGGACGCGGAGATCGAAGACGAGACCGACGAGGAGGAGGCGGCCGACGAGGCCGAGGAGTCCGAGGCGGTCGAGACGGAGCTTCGCCCCCGCGGCCACGCCGACAAGACGCCGGAACTGGACGACGAGACCGCTCGCGCGCTCGCGCAGAAGCACCGCGAGGGGAAACCGCAGTTCAACCGGCAGGACTACCACAAGAAAAAGCGGATCCCGACGTCGTGGCGCAAGCCGCGCGGCGGGCTCTCCAAGCAGCGCCGCCGCATGAAGTCGAAGGGGCCGGTCGTCGAGGCCGGCTTCCGCTCGCCCAAGGCGTCGCGCGACCTGCACCCGAGCGGCTTCGAGGAGGTCCGCGTTCACAACACGGACGATCTTGAGGGCGTCGACGGCGACACGCAGGCGGTGCGGATCGCCTCGAAGGTCGGCGGTCGCAAGCGCGAACTGATCGAAGACGAGGCGGAGGAGCGCGGCATCCGCGTGCTGAACCCGACCTACGTCGAAGTGGAGGTCAACGATGAGTGATCTGAAGGCGCAGAAACGGCTCGCAGCGGACGAGCTCGACGTCGGCAAGGGCCGCGTCTGGCTCGACCCCGACGCACAGGAGGAGATCGCGGACGCTATCACCCGCGAGGACGTCCGCGAGCTCATCGACCAGGGAACGATCCGCGCGAAGGACGCGAAGACGAACTCGCGCGGTCGCGCCCGCGAGCGCGCCGACAAGCGCTCGTACGGACATCAGTCCGGCGCCGGCTCCCGCAAGGGGCGCTCCGGCGCGCGGCAGAACACGAAAGACGACTGGAAGGCGCGCATCCGCGCACAGCGGGCCCGCCTCAAGGAGCTTCGCGACGAGGAAGACGTGCTCGACGCCTCCGAGTACCGCACGCTCTACAACAAGGCGAGCGGGGGAGACTTCGAGGACGTCGCCCGTCTCGAGGCGTTCATCGAGACGCAGTACGGTTACGAGGTGACGGACTAATGGCGACAGGACCACGATACAAGGTGCCGATGCGGCGCCGCCGCGAGGTCCGGACGGATTACCATCAGAGGTTGCGCCTGCTGAAATCGGGCAAGCCTCGCCTGGTCGCCCGGGTGAGCAACGCTCACGTCAGGGCGCAGCTGGTGACCCCCGGACCCGACGGCGACGAGACCCACGCGGCCGCCTCCAGCGAGGAGCTCGGCGAGTACGGCTGGGACGCCCCCACGGGCAACCTCCCCAGCGCGTACCTCACCGGCTTCCTCGCGGGCGCCCGCGCCGTCGACGCCGGCCTCGACGAGGCCGTCCTCGACATTGGGCTCAACACGGCGACGTCCGGCAACAAGACGTTCGCGGTACAGGAAGGAGCGATCGACGCGGGCCTCGATATCCCGCACAACGACGACGTGCTGGCCGACTGGTCGCGCACGCGCGGCGAACACATCGCCGACTACGCCGAGCAGCTCGACGAGCCGCTGTACAGCGGCGAGTTCGACGCCAGCGAGCTACCCGAGCACTTCGACGACGTGCTCGCGACAATCCAGGAGGACCATGAGTAGACACAACGACGGCTGGGAACCGCGGACGCGACTCGGCCGCAAGGTACAGGACGGCGACATCACGTCGATGGAACAGGCGCTCGAGTCCGGCCTTCCGCTGAAGGAGGCCGAGATCGTCGACCAGCTCCTCCCGGGGCTCGAAGACGAGGTGCTGGACATCAACATGGTCCAGCGCATGACCGACTCCGGCCGCCGCGTGAAGTTCCGCTGCGTCGTCGCCGTGGGCAACCGCGACGGCTACCTCGGCTACGCGCAGGCCCGCGACGACCAGGTCGGCGGCGCGATCCAGAAGGCGATCGACGTCGCGAAGCTGAACATCATCTCGGTCGACCGCGGCTCCGGGTCCTGGGAGGACCAGCCCGGCGGCACCAACTCCCTGACCCGCACGGCGAAGGGGAAGGCCGGCTCCGTCACCGTCGAGATCAAGCCCGCCCCGCAGGGGCTGGGCCTCGCGGCCGCGGAGACGGTCCGCAACATCTTGGAGCTCGCCGGCGTCGAGGACGCTTGGACGAACTCCGACGGCAACACGCGAACGACGGTGAACCTCGCGAAGGCGACGTTCAACGCCTTGGAGAACGCGGCGCAGTCCCGCACCCCGCAGCACGCGCGCGAAGTCCACTACGACGAGGTGAGCGAGTGATGCAGGCGATCGTTCAGCTCCGCGGCGACGTCAACCTGGACTACGGCGTCGAGGACACGCTCGACATGCTGAACGTCGGGCGCGTCAACCACGCGACGTTCGTCCCCGAGACGGACTCGTACCGCGGCATGATCACGAAGGTCAACGACGTCGTCGCGTTCGGGGAACCGAGCGTCGAGGCCGTCGCGCGAACGATCGCGCGGCGCGGCGAGCCCCTCGAGGGCTCGGCCGACGTCGACGACGAGTGGATCGATTCGAATACCGACTACGCCGACCTCGAGGCGCTGGCCGAAGCGCTCGTCGACGAGGAGACGACCCTGCGCGAGCAGGGCCTCTCGCCGACGCTCCGGCTCCACGCGCCCCGCGGCGGTCACGAGGGCATCAAACACCCCGTGATCGAGGGCGGCGAGCTCGGGAAACACACCACCGAGGAGATCGACAGTCTCCTGGAGGCGATGCGATGACGAGCAAGAAACGACGACAGCGCGGCTCTCGCACGCACGGCGGCGGCACGCACAAGAACCGGCGCGGCGCCGGTCACCGCGGCGGCCGCGGCGCGGCCGGTCGCGCGAAACACGAGTACCACAACTACGGCCCGCTCGGCAAGCACGGGTTCAAGCGTCCCGAGGACGCCCAGACGGAGGTCCTCGAAGTGAAGGTCCAGAAGCTCGACGAGGACGCGGCGCTGTACGCCGCGGACGGCCTCGCCGAGGAGGACGGCGACGCGTACGTCTTCGACGCGCGCGACGTCGTCGAGGACGGCCACGAGGCGGACGTCGTGAAAG includes the following:
- a CDS encoding 30S ribosomal protein S14, producing MSEANNDTGEHAAKRTDSRHTCRRCDREQGLVGKYDINLCRQCFREVARDMGFEKYS
- a CDS encoding 30S ribosomal protein S8: MTGNDPFTNALAGMDNAESVGHLSYTVEPASNIIGSVLEVLYDRGYVDGFEYVDDGKAGKFEVELKGAINECGAVKPRYSAGADEFEKWEKRYLPARDYGTLIVTTSHGVMSHYEAREEGIGGQVIAYVY
- a CDS encoding 50S ribosomal protein L6; amino-acid sequence: MNRVEIEIPDDVSAETDHLELTVEGPNGSVTRRLWYPDVDVSVEDGAVVIATENEDAKTNATVGTFESHVANMIHGVTEGWEYAMEVYYAHFPMQVNVEGDEVVIENFLGESAARRTPIRGDTDVQVDGETVTLTGSDKEAVGQTAADIEQLTKVTDKDTRVFQDGVYIVEKPTGGA
- a CDS encoding 50S ribosomal protein L32e, translating into MADELEDISGVGPSKADALREAGYETVEDVKAASQSELSEVDGVGNALAARIKADVGGLEVDEEADAEIEDETDEEEAADEAEESEAVETELRPRGHADKTPELDDETARALAQKHREGKPQFNRQDYHKKKRIPTSWRKPRGGLSKQRRRMKSKGPVVEAGFRSPKASRDLHPSGFEEVRVHNTDDLEGVDGDTQAVRIASKVGGRKRELIEDEAEERGIRVLNPTYVEVEVNDE
- a CDS encoding 50S ribosomal protein L19e, translating into MSDLKAQKRLAADELDVGKGRVWLDPDAQEEIADAITREDVRELIDQGTIRAKDAKTNSRGRARERADKRSYGHQSGAGSRKGRSGARQNTKDDWKARIRAQRARLKELRDEEDVLDASEYRTLYNKASGGDFEDVARLEAFIETQYGYEVTD
- a CDS encoding 50S ribosomal protein L18, which encodes MATGPRYKVPMRRRREVRTDYHQRLRLLKSGKPRLVARVSNAHVRAQLVTPGPDGDETHAAASSEELGEYGWDAPTGNLPSAYLTGFLAGARAVDAGLDEAVLDIGLNTATSGNKTFAVQEGAIDAGLDIPHNDDVLADWSRTRGEHIADYAEQLDEPLYSGEFDASELPEHFDDVLATIQEDHE
- a CDS encoding 30S ribosomal protein S5; this translates as MSRHNDGWEPRTRLGRKVQDGDITSMEQALESGLPLKEAEIVDQLLPGLEDEVLDINMVQRMTDSGRRVKFRCVVAVGNRDGYLGYAQARDDQVGGAIQKAIDVAKLNIISVDRGSGSWEDQPGGTNSLTRTAKGKAGSVTVEIKPAPQGLGLAAAETVRNILELAGVEDAWTNSDGNTRTTVNLAKATFNALENAAQSRTPQHAREVHYDEVSE
- a CDS encoding 50S ribosomal protein L30, whose amino-acid sequence is MQAIVQLRGDVNLDYGVEDTLDMLNVGRVNHATFVPETDSYRGMITKVNDVVAFGEPSVEAVARTIARRGEPLEGSADVDDEWIDSNTDYADLEALAEALVDEETTLREQGLSPTLRLHAPRGGHEGIKHPVIEGGELGKHTTEEIDSLLEAMR
- a CDS encoding uL15m family ribosomal protein is translated as MTSKKRRQRGSRTHGGGTHKNRRGAGHRGGRGAAGRAKHEYHNYGPLGKHGFKRPEDAQTEVLEVKVQKLDEDAALYAADGLAEEDGDAYVFDARDVVEDGHEADVVKVLGGGQVRRELRVTADAFTAGAVELIEEAGGEATLSERAEEPADEPENTSDDENDEA